In Ruminococcaceae bacterium R-25, a genomic segment contains:
- a CDS encoding transglutaminase superfamily protein has protein sequence MNKTLEKILAIVLLVTMVAGLSACFEETGFGNESASYSTQNTIPVYKRSFFDVAQNPYYATLKDNEKNVYSLIFEELYKGSRKFECPVKTNAEELSLAIDAVLNDHPDLFWLDNKYSYSYDPEDGSVKEITFEFYDFADTPDKLHKAKVALEEVADSVTSQVRLKTTMVERELFIHDYICQNTVYDEAAPYNQSAYSCLVMHKSVCAGYARAFQYLMQKAGFTCYYVAGRTEGLNGQVINGSNESGSHSWNMVLLDGEYYNVDCLWDDTASDTYGSAIYPFFNLTDEAFRYHTRISMAVGLPKCNGTKYKYSNYFGKTVEAESIVFVDEE, from the coding sequence ATGAACAAGACACTCGAAAAGATATTGGCAATAGTGCTCCTGGTAACAATGGTTGCCGGTCTTTCCGCGTGTTTTGAAGAAACGGGTTTCGGGAATGAATCAGCTTCTTATTCGACACAGAATACGATCCCTGTTTATAAGAGGTCATTTTTCGATGTTGCCCAGAATCCTTACTATGCAACGCTTAAGGACAACGAAAAGAATGTCTATTCCCTGATCTTTGAAGAGCTTTACAAAGGCAGCCGGAAGTTCGAGTGTCCCGTTAAAACAAATGCCGAAGAGCTCAGCTTAGCCATAGATGCCGTATTAAATGACCATCCCGATCTGTTCTGGCTGGACAACAAGTATTCATATTCCTACGATCCTGAAGATGGGAGCGTCAAGGAGATAACCTTTGAATTCTACGATTTTGCCGACACTCCGGATAAGCTCCATAAGGCTAAAGTCGCACTTGAAGAGGTCGCTGATTCTGTTACCAGCCAGGTGCGCCTTAAGACCACAATGGTCGAAAGGGAACTCTTTATTCACGATTATATCTGCCAGAATACGGTTTACGATGAAGCTGCACCTTATAACCAGAGCGCTTATTCGTGCCTCGTAATGCACAAGTCCGTCTGCGCAGGCTATGCGAGAGCCTTCCAGTATCTTATGCAGAAGGCAGGATTTACCTGCTACTATGTCGCAGGCAGAACGGAAGGGCTGAACGGACAGGTAATAAACGGAAGCAACGAGAGCGGGAGCCATTCCTGGAACATGGTCCTTTTAGACGGCGAATACTATAACGTTGACTGCCTCTGGGACGATACCGCGAGCGATACTTACGGCAGCGCTATATATCCTTTTTTCAACTTGACTGATGAAGCTTTCAGGTATCATACGAGAATAAGCATGGCAGTAGGCCTTCCAAAGTGCAACGGCACCAAATACAAGTATTCCAATTATTTCGGCAAGACCGTTGAAGCCGAGAGCATTGTTTTCGTTGACGAAGAGTGA
- a CDS encoding phenylacetate-CoA ligase → MIWNEAKECMSRDELEALQSARLVKQVNRVYHNVEYYRKKMQAAGLEPGDIKGIEDLDKLPYTTYQDLRDTYPFGLAAAPRSELVRVHASSGTTGKPKIAVYTRRDIDIWAECVARCLSMAGITKDDIIQVGYGYGLFTGGLGAHYGAEYLGAMVLPMSTGNTQKLIDMMIDCDVTSIACTPSYLLHVAEDLEKAGLVDKIKLKSAICGAEPWTDEMRDQMESRLHIKAYDIYGLTEMMGPGVACDCEYHKGLHIWEDHFLPEIIDPATQKQLPKGSDGELVITNLTKEGMPLIRYRTKDLTSIEYDKCECGRTMARIQRFRGRSDDMLIIRGVNVFPSQVEAALLTVEGTTPHYMLVVDRVDNTDTLEVQVEVAENVFTDEIKSLEKLSKAVHDKLKMAIGLNAKVKLVEPNGLEHFDGKSKHVTDKRKLYQ, encoded by the coding sequence ATGATTTGGAACGAAGCAAAGGAGTGCATGTCACGTGACGAACTTGAAGCGCTTCAGAGCGCAAGACTCGTCAAGCAGGTAAACCGCGTTTACCACAACGTTGAGTATTACCGCAAGAAGATGCAGGCAGCAGGCTTGGAGCCCGGAGATATTAAGGGTATAGAAGACCTCGATAAGCTGCCTTACACCACTTATCAGGATCTAAGAGACACTTACCCCTTTGGTTTGGCTGCAGCACCCAGATCAGAACTGGTCCGTGTTCACGCATCTTCAGGTACAACAGGCAAGCCCAAGATCGCAGTCTACACAAGACGCGATATCGATATCTGGGCTGAGTGCGTTGCAAGATGCCTCTCAATGGCAGGAATCACAAAGGATGACATTATCCAGGTAGGTTACGGCTACGGCCTCTTCACAGGCGGTCTCGGAGCTCACTACGGTGCAGAGTACCTCGGCGCAATGGTTCTTCCTATGTCCACAGGCAACACACAGAAGCTCATCGACATGATGATCGACTGTGACGTTACATCTATCGCATGCACACCTTCTTATCTCCTGCATGTTGCAGAAGACCTTGAGAAGGCGGGCCTTGTAGATAAGATCAAGCTTAAGTCCGCTATCTGTGGTGCAGAGCCCTGGACAGACGAGATGCGTGACCAGATGGAGTCAAGACTCCACATCAAGGCATACGACATATACGGTCTCACAGAGATGATGGGCCCCGGCGTTGCATGCGACTGCGAATACCACAAGGGTCTCCACATCTGGGAAGATCACTTCCTCCCGGAGATCATCGACCCTGCAACACAGAAGCAGCTTCCTAAGGGTTCAGACGGCGAGCTCGTTATCACCAACCTCACAAAGGAAGGCATGCCTCTCATCCGTTACAGAACAAAGGACTTAACATCGATCGAGTATGACAAGTGCGAGTGCGGACGTACGATGGCAAGGATCCAGCGCTTCAGAGGAAGATCCGATGACATGCTCATCATCCGCGGCGTAAACGTTTTCCCTTCACAGGTAGAGGCAGCTCTCCTTACAGTAGAAGGAACAACACCTCACTATATGCTCGTTGTTGACCGTGTTGACAACACAGATACTCTCGAAGTTCAGGTTGAAGTTGCAGAGAACGTCTTCACAGACGAGATCAAGTCTTTGGAGAAGCTCTCAAAGGCTGTTCACGACAAGCTCAAGATGGCAATCGGCCTTAATGCAAAGGTCAAGCTCGTTGAGCCCAACGGCCTTGAGCATTTTGACGGCAAGAGCAAGCACGTTACAGACAAGCGTAAGCTTTATCAATAA
- a CDS encoding acyl-CoA thioesterase: MANSLEEVRKFFEGDKYATEATGIVIEKAEKGHSVVSLMPNSRHLNAVGGLMGAVYYTMADFAFAVAENCILDSDTITVTQATQMNFLRSWHGGKITCTADIVKDGRYICLYEVKAFDKDGTELALIIVNGFKTARK, from the coding sequence ATGGCTAACAGTCTCGAAGAGGTAAGAAAGTTTTTCGAGGGCGACAAGTACGCCACGGAAGCTACAGGAATCGTTATCGAGAAGGCTGAAAAGGGCCACAGCGTTGTATCCCTTATGCCCAACAGCAGACATCTTAACGCTGTCGGAGGCCTGATGGGCGCAGTCTATTACACAATGGCTGATTTCGCATTCGCCGTTGCTGAGAACTGCATACTCGACTCCGATACGATCACTGTTACACAGGCAACACAGATGAATTTCTTGAGGTCCTGGCACGGCGGCAAGATCACTTGCACAGCCGACATCGTCAAGGACGGAAGATATATCTGTTTATACGAGGTAAAGGCCTTCGATAAGGATGGCACTGAACTCGCACTTATCATCGTCAACGGTTTTAAGACCGCGCGAAAATAA
- a CDS encoding transglutaminase superfamily protein gives MKKKLVKFVSVLLMLAVVSGLCACDEFDDYDDDYGNGNGYNDNYDDESDDDYDEDYDDYDDDSEDPTEAAGGTAVVSDFNAEQYPYYAVLDSKEKAVYSLLYEGLSKGSKKIDCQKAKANESQLTKAIDAVLNDHAELFWIDNQYEFTYDSGDEIIDDVTFDFFDFASTPDKLNAAKAAFEKAADDILAGIGTQKSAVEYERAIHDYICKNTDYDESAPYNQSAYSVIVLHKSVCAGYSKAFQYLLNKKGITCYYIPGTTTDSSIGGEDGAHAWNIIYLDGEYYNVDVLWDDSASETMEEDVYPFFNLTDSAFLYHTRDNLAQSLPKCTGTKYKYSNCFGKTVEVEELEFEDAA, from the coding sequence ATGAAGAAGAAATTAGTTAAGTTTGTATCAGTTTTGCTTATGTTAGCTGTCGTTTCAGGTCTTTGTGCCTGCGACGAATTCGATGACTATGATGATGATTATGGCAATGGCAATGGCTATAACGATAATTATGACGATGAATCAGATGATGATTATGACGAAGATTATGATGATTATGACGATGATTCAGAGGATCCCACAGAAGCTGCGGGCGGTACAGCCGTAGTTTCTGATTTCAATGCGGAACAGTATCCGTATTATGCTGTACTCGACTCCAAGGAGAAAGCCGTTTATTCACTGCTTTACGAAGGACTTTCCAAAGGCAGCAAGAAGATTGACTGCCAAAAGGCTAAGGCCAACGAATCGCAGCTTACAAAAGCTATAGATGCTGTGCTCAACGACCATGCTGAGCTTTTCTGGATCGATAACCAGTACGAATTTACATACGATTCCGGTGACGAGATCATCGATGATGTAACTTTTGATTTCTTTGATTTTGCAAGTACGCCCGATAAGCTTAACGCTGCAAAAGCAGCATTTGAGAAGGCGGCAGACGATATCCTTGCCGGTATCGGAACCCAGAAGTCTGCGGTTGAGTACGAACGTGCCATTCACGACTATATCTGCAAGAACACCGATTACGATGAATCCGCTCCCTATAACCAGAGCGCATATTCAGTAATCGTTCTTCACAAATCTGTCTGCGCAGGCTATTCAAAGGCATTCCAGTATCTCCTGAACAAGAAGGGAATTACCTGCTATTACATACCCGGAACAACTACTGACTCCAGCATTGGAGGAGAAGACGGCGCACATGCCTGGAATATCATCTATCTGGACGGCGAGTACTATAACGTTGACGTTCTTTGGGATGACTCGGCAAGTGAGACCATGGAGGAAGATGTTTACCCGTTCTTCAACCTGACTGACAGTGCATTTTTATATCATACAAGAGACAACCTGGCTCAGTCCCTGCCTAAGTGTACAGGCACAAAATATAAGTATTCCAACTGTTTCGGCAAGACTGTGGAAGTCGAAGAGCTCGAATTCGAGGACGCAGCATAA
- a CDS encoding carbohydrate ABC transporter membrane protein 2 (CUT1 family): protein MDEIKRLERRKQATLARRHIYTESKAPETFITSMSDEAREAFFAGEKKRIALNLRKRNIRKGIITGIGVFIAVLISALALIPIFFTFLNSFMSSEEIVANYQTVFQSMSGHATQGATYMSRTPVLKLIPEEVTINQYTTLLFMNPEYLFKYWNSILLTLPIVAGQMVVACLASYSFARYRRKRREVLFFSYIILMLMPFQVTLVPNYMIADSLGILDTVWAIILPGIFSTFAIFLLTKYMRQIPSGYIEAATLDGATEWQIFTNIALPLCKNAIFALTILLFIDYWNMVEQPLVLLTDVNKQPLSVFLSQINEPELGIAFAASSVYMIPPLLIFFWGEEYLVEGISRSGIK from the coding sequence ATGGACGAGATAAAGCGTTTGGAAAGAAGAAAACAGGCAACTCTCGCACGCCGCCATATCTATACTGAGTCAAAGGCACCGGAGACATTCATTACTTCGATGTCCGATGAAGCCAGAGAGGCATTTTTCGCGGGCGAGAAAAAGAGGATCGCGCTCAATTTAAGAAAGCGCAACATCAGAAAAGGCATCATTACGGGAATCGGCGTATTTATTGCCGTATTGATCTCAGCTCTGGCGCTGATACCGATCTTCTTTACGTTCCTTAACTCATTCATGTCATCTGAAGAGATCGTTGCAAACTATCAGACGGTCTTCCAGAGCATGTCAGGACACGCTACACAGGGCGCGACTTATATGTCCAGGACTCCTGTATTAAAGCTCATTCCTGAAGAGGTAACGATCAATCAGTACACGACACTTCTCTTCATGAATCCTGAGTATCTGTTCAAGTACTGGAATTCAATTCTCCTGACACTTCCTATAGTTGCAGGACAGATGGTAGTCGCATGCCTCGCATCTTATTCATTTGCAAGATACAGAAGAAAGAGAAGGGAAGTATTGTTCTTCTCATACATTATCCTCATGCTCATGCCGTTCCAGGTAACGCTCGTTCCGAACTACATGATCGCAGATTCACTCGGAATCCTGGATACTGTATGGGCGATCATCCTGCCGGGTATTTTCTCGACATTTGCCATCTTCCTTCTGACAAAATACATGCGTCAGATCCCGTCAGGATATATCGAAGCGGCAACGCTCGACGGTGCGACGGAATGGCAGATATTTACGAATATCGCACTGCCTTTGTGCAAGAATGCGATCTTCGCTCTGACGATACTTCTTTTCATCGATTACTGGAACATGGTAGAGCAGCCGCTCGTACTGTTGACCGATGTAAATAAACAACCGTTGTCGGTTTTCCTTTCACAGATAAACGAACCGGAATTGGGAATCGCCTTTGCGGCATCGAGCGTTTACATGATACCGCCGCTCCTGATCTTCTTCTGGGGTGAGGAATATCTGGTAGAAGGAATCTCGAGATCGGGAATCAAGTAA
- a CDS encoding indolepyruvate ferredoxin oxidoreductase alpha subunit has protein sequence MKELMLGNKAIARGLYEAGVAVASSYPGTPSTETTEEAAKFEEIYCEWAPNEKVAMETAFGASRAGKRSYCAMKHVGLNVAADPLFTMSYTGVNAGMVILVADDPGMHSSQNEQDSRHYAIAAKMPMLEPADSQEAKDFIIEAYDISEQFDTPVLIKMCTRVAHSQSVVETGERIEVPVKPYVKDAGKYVMVPANAKRRHPIVEERTQKLIAFAEESSLNRVEEGSDTSMGIITSSTSYQYVKEVFGDKYPVLKIGLINPLPVQKIKDFAAKVGKLVVVEELDPIIETHCKTLGLEVTGKDLFPLIDEFSQGLIAAKLGLPEKPACKPIEGLPGRPPAMCAGCPHRGMFYVLSKLKLTVMGDIGCYTLGATPPLCAIDTTECMGASISSLHGFNKALGADAEKKTVAVIGDSTFMHSGMTGLANIAYNQTNSTVIILDNSITGMTGHQQNPTTGFNLRGDPAGKIDLEALVRAMGINRVRVVDPYNLAEAEAAVKEELAAEEPSVIISRRPCALLKKVKRGEPIQVNPDKCKSCKACMKLGCPAISFKDGHAHVDTTQCFGCKVCSELCKFGAFENLNGEAITW, from the coding sequence ATGAAAGAACTAATGCTTGGAAACAAGGCTATTGCCAGAGGTCTTTATGAGGCCGGCGTAGCAGTCGCAAGTTCGTACCCCGGCACTCCCAGTACTGAGACTACTGAAGAAGCTGCCAAGTTCGAAGAGATCTACTGCGAATGGGCACCTAACGAGAAGGTCGCTATGGAGACCGCTTTCGGTGCTTCCAGGGCAGGAAAGAGATCTTACTGTGCAATGAAGCACGTAGGTCTTAACGTTGCAGCAGACCCGCTCTTCACAATGAGCTACACAGGCGTTAATGCCGGAATGGTAATTCTCGTTGCAGACGACCCGGGAATGCACTCTTCACAGAACGAGCAGGATTCAAGACACTATGCGATCGCTGCAAAGATGCCTATGTTGGAACCCGCTGATTCCCAGGAAGCAAAAGACTTCATTATCGAAGCTTACGATATTTCCGAGCAGTTCGATACTCCCGTACTCATCAAGATGTGCACGAGAGTTGCTCACTCCCAGTCAGTCGTAGAGACAGGCGAGAGGATCGAAGTTCCGGTAAAGCCTTATGTTAAGGATGCAGGCAAGTACGTAATGGTACCTGCAAATGCCAAGAGACGTCACCCTATCGTTGAGGAGAGAACACAAAAGCTCATTGCTTTTGCTGAGGAATCTTCCCTCAACCGCGTAGAAGAAGGTTCCGATACTTCAATGGGTATCATCACTTCTTCCACTTCATACCAGTATGTTAAGGAAGTATTCGGAGATAAGTATCCGGTATTGAAGATCGGTCTTATCAATCCTCTTCCCGTACAGAAGATCAAGGACTTCGCAGCTAAGGTCGGTAAGCTCGTAGTTGTAGAAGAACTCGATCCCATCATCGAAACACACTGCAAGACATTGGGTCTTGAAGTTACAGGCAAGGATTTATTCCCGCTTATCGACGAGTTCTCACAGGGCCTCATCGCTGCCAAGCTGGGTCTCCCTGAGAAGCCCGCTTGCAAGCCCATCGAAGGACTTCCCGGAAGACCGCCGGCAATGTGCGCAGGCTGCCCTCACAGAGGAATGTTCTATGTCCTTTCCAAGCTCAAGCTCACAGTCATGGGCGATATCGGATGCTATACATTAGGTGCCACACCTCCGCTCTGCGCTATCGATACAACAGAGTGCATGGGTGCTTCCATAAGCTCCCTCCACGGCTTCAATAAGGCTCTGGGCGCTGACGCAGAAAAGAAGACAGTTGCTGTCATCGGTGACTCCACATTCATGCATTCAGGCATGACAGGTCTTGCTAATATCGCATATAACCAGACCAATTCAACAGTCATCATCCTTGATAACTCCATCACTGGTATGACAGGCCACCAGCAGAATCCTACAACAGGATTCAACCTCCGTGGCGACCCGGCAGGAAAGATCGATCTCGAAGCTCTCGTACGTGCTATGGGCATCAACAGAGTAAGAGTCGTAGATCCTTATAACCTCGCTGAGGCTGAAGCAGCAGTCAAGGAAGAACTCGCAGCAGAAGAGCCTTCCGTAATCATCTCCAGAAGACCCTGCGCACTCCTTAAGAAGGTTAAGCGCGGTGAGCCTATCCAGGTTAACCCCGACAAGTGCAAGTCCTGCAAGGCATGCATGAAGTTAGGTTGCCCTGCAATCTCATTCAAGGACGGACACGCTCATGTTGACACGACACAGTGCTTCGGCTGCAAGGTATGCAGCGAGCTCTGTAAGTTCGGCGCTTTCGAGAATTTGAACGGGGAGGCAATCACATGGTAA
- a CDS encoding indolepyruvate ferredoxin oxidoreductase beta subunit — MVTSIMIVGVGGQGSLLASKLLGRAAMDKGYDVKVSEVHGMSQRGGSVVTYVKFGDKVNSPIIDKGEADYIISFELLEAARYVQFLKPGGQIVTNSQQIDPMPVIAGTAEYPQGLIEKMEAAGAKVDAIDALTIAEQAGSSKATNIVLMGVFSKYISEISKEEWIKAVEASVPAKFLELNMKAFEMGLAAE, encoded by the coding sequence ATGGTAACAAGCATAATGATAGTAGGCGTAGGCGGACAGGGTTCCCTCCTCGCAAGTAAGTTGTTGGGAAGAGCCGCAATGGACAAGGGCTATGACGTTAAGGTCTCAGAGGTTCACGGTATGAGCCAGAGAGGCGGAAGCGTTGTAACTTACGTTAAGTTCGGCGATAAGGTTAATTCCCCCATCATCGACAAGGGCGAAGCTGACTACATCATCTCTTTCGAGCTCTTGGAAGCTGCAAGATATGTTCAGTTCTTAAAACCCGGCGGACAGATCGTCACAAACTCACAGCAGATCGATCCTATGCCCGTAATCGCAGGCACAGCTGAGTATCCCCAGGGCCTCATCGAGAAGATGGAAGCAGCAGGCGCTAAGGTAGATGCAATCGATGCTCTCACGATCGCTGAGCAGGCAGGTTCATCCAAGGCAACAAATATCGTCCTCATGGGTGTCTTCTCAAAGTACATCTCTGAGATCAGCAAGGAAGAATGGATTAAGGCTGTTGAAGCTTCTGTTCCTGCAAAGTTCCTTGAACTTAACATGAAAGCCTTCGAGATGGGCCTCGCGGCTGAGTAA